A window from Bos indicus isolate NIAB-ARS_2022 breed Sahiwal x Tharparkar chromosome 1, NIAB-ARS_B.indTharparkar_mat_pri_1.0, whole genome shotgun sequence encodes these proteins:
- the ABHD10 gene encoding palmitoyl-protein thioesterase ABHD10, mitochondrial, whose translation MAGVGLAAVAAWVPCRRWGLAAVTFGFHHGLSTLLARKTERAPQWLRACRHKTSISFLSRPDLPNLAYKRLKGKSPGIIFIPGYISNMNGTKALAIEEFCKSLGHAYIRFDYSGVGNSDGNLEECTVGKWRKDVLSIIDDLAEGPQILVGSSLGGWLMFHAAIARPQKVVALVGVATAVDGLVTQFNQLPIETKKEIEMKGVWPMPSKYSEEGVYRIQYSVIKEAEHHCLLHSPIPVKCPIRLLHGMKDDIVPWHTSVQVADRVVSTDVDVILRKNSDHRMKEKADIQLLVYTIDDLIDKLSTIVH comes from the exons ATGGCGGGGGTGGGCCTGGCGGCCGTGGCCGCTTGGGTACCTTGTCGCAGGTGGGGCTTGGCGGCAGTCACTTTCGGCTTCCACCATGGTCTCAGCACATTACTTGCACGGAAGACCGAGCGGGCGCCACAGTGGCTCCGAG CTTGCAGACACAAGACTTCAATCTCTTTCCTTAGTCGACCAGACCTCCCAAACCTGGCTTACAAAAGGCTAAAAGGCAAAAGTCCAGGAATTATCTTCATCCCTGGCTATATTTCTAATATGAATGGTACAAAAGCATTGGCGATTGAGGAGTTTTGCAAATCTCTAGGTCACGCCTATATAAG gtTTGATTACTCAGGAGTTGGAAATTCAGATGGTAACTTAGAAGAATGCACAGTGGGAAAGTGGAGAAAAGATGTTCTTTCTATAATTGATGACTTGGCTGAAGGACCACAG ATACTGGTTGGATCCAGCCTCGGTGGGTGGCTTATGTTTCATGCTGCAATCGCACGGCCACAAAAGGTTGTTGCTCTGGTTGGCGTAGCGACAGCTGTAGATGGCCTGGTGACACAATTTAATCAGCTTCCTATTGAG acaaaaaaggaaatagagatgAAAGGTGTGTGGCCCATGCCATCAAAATACAGTGAAGAAGGAGTTTATCGCATTCAGTACAGTGTCattaaagaagctgagcaccacTGCTTGTTACATAGTCCTATTCCTGTGAAGTGTCCCATAAGATTGCTCCACGGCATGAAGGATGATATTGTACCGTGGCACACGTCTGTGCAGGTCGCTGACCGAGTAGTTAGCACAGATGTAGATGTCATCCTCCGAAAGAATAGTGATCACCGAATGAAGGAAAAAGCAGACATTCAACTTCTGGTTTACACTATTGATGACTTAATTGATAAGCTTTCAACCATAGTTCACTAG